One genomic window of Paeniglutamicibacter sp. Y32M11 includes the following:
- a CDS encoding DUF3817 domain-containing protein translates to MVSPTPETSSASVLTRSKLSPKRLYGFLAAAEMVTWALLIISMVLKYAADLPAFVRVFGMVHGVVFISYILVTIFVWANERWSFVQGLLGMGSAVIPFATLPFERSILRRGMLSDSWRLAPGGDDPHGIVEKLQATALRKPLLAALVGIVLVAVVTSVLLVVGPPGGSK, encoded by the coding sequence ATGGTTAGCCCCACTCCAGAGACAAGTTCCGCTTCCGTGCTCACCCGTTCCAAGCTCTCCCCCAAGCGCCTGTACGGTTTTCTGGCAGCAGCGGAAATGGTTACATGGGCCTTGCTGATCATTTCCATGGTCCTCAAGTACGCTGCGGATTTACCCGCATTTGTCAGGGTCTTCGGCATGGTCCACGGCGTGGTTTTCATCTCCTACATCTTGGTGACAATCTTCGTCTGGGCTAACGAACGCTGGAGCTTCGTGCAAGGACTCCTCGGCATGGGCTCGGCCGTCATTCCCTTCGCCACTTTGCCCTTCGAGCGGTCCATCCTGCGTCGTGGAATGCTCAGCGACTCATGGCGCCTGGCACCGGGCGGCGATGATCCGCACGGCATCGTGGAGAAACTTCAGGCCACCGCCCTGCGCAAGCCACTACTTGCTGCACTTGTAGGGATTGTTTTAGTTGCGGTTGTCACCTCCGTCTTGTTAGTTGTGGGTCCGCCCGGCGGTAGCAAGTAA
- a CDS encoding cell division protein CrgA, which produces MPESKTRRKNNKPRGGSDAQTYDKPLPKWYKPVMFGLMILGLIWIMVYYISQTVLPIPIIGGWNIVIGFGLAMVGFFMTTGWR; this is translated from the coding sequence GTGCCTGAATCCAAGACTCGTCGCAAGAACAACAAGCCGCGAGGCGGCAGCGATGCTCAGACCTACGACAAGCCATTGCCCAAGTGGTACAAGCCTGTCATGTTTGGGCTGATGATCCTTGGCTTGATTTGGATCATGGTCTACTACATCTCCCAGACGGTACTGCCGATCCCGATAATCGGCGGCTGGAATATCGTCATTGGCTTCGGCTTGGCCATGGTCGGGTTCTTCATGACCACCGGCTGGCGCTAG